From Toxorhynchites rutilus septentrionalis strain SRP chromosome 2, ASM2978413v1, whole genome shotgun sequence, a single genomic window includes:
- the LOC129770897 gene encoding uncharacterized protein LOC129770897: MIDNDDEDDYEGYFLRPANEYNIKEKIKLANQESFAIPTPPSPKFTVGERRVTFREQLVDYEPDEYSEAEEEDGYVVTNGVLNEESESSPDLNDHSESKTTNGDMDEVDEDIIEELSINEPVDEDIASRVEAVQYDEEPEEEEEEQEEYEELEEEVTESSLDTEIHNPETSEDSSSPTKARASEEGSGSIDGQEVNYSEESQNDEENSEEREILKEQLMKESLSYDNEFVADAVETSEEQDDANELIGRDSPVEEHLRKKSVKCQRKCCRHKRSINDKLPYYNGYHSEYGLSKEELEAKQKRVEAKKKRFFERHQKKVQERQEKAQTNEEAFSLWLNKKLRNSINKYQNMYDYKGKKHRKRFPNKEHNVDVMVN; this comes from the exons ATGATAGACAACGACGACGAGGATGACTACGAAGGATATT TCCTTCGACCGGCTAACGAGTATAACATCAAGGAAAAGATTAAGCTTGCCAATCAGGAATCATTTGCCATACCAACGCCCCCATCTCCGAAGTTCACGGTCGGCGAACGGAGGGTTACCTTCCGGGAGCAGCTGGTGGATTACGAACCGGACGAGTACAGTGAGGCCGAGGAGGAAGACGGTTATGTCGTTACGAATG GGGTGCTAAACGAGGAATCAGAATCATCGCCGGATTTGAACGACCACTCGGAGAGCAAGACCACCAACGGGGATATGGACGAGGTGGATGAAGACATTATCGAGGAGCTGAGCATTAACGAGCCCGTCGACGAGGACATCGCATCGCGGGTGGAAGCTGTGCAATACGACGAGGAACCCGAGGAGGAGGAAGAAGAGCAGGAGGAGTACGAAGAGCTGGAAGAGGAGGTTACCGAGTCGAGCTTGGATACCGAAATCCATAATCCCGAAACGAGCGAGGACAGCAGTAGCCCGACGAAGGCTCGCGCCAGCGAGGAAGGGTCCGGATCGATCGATGGCCAGGAAGTTAACTACTCGGAAGAATCTCAAAACGATGAGGAAAATTCCGAGGAACGAGAAATTCTGAAAGAACAACTGATGAAAGAGTCGCTCTCGTACGATAACGAGTTTGTTGCAGATGCGGTCGAAACTTCGGAAGAACAAGATGATGCCAATGAGTTGATTGGAAGAGACAGTCCAGTTGAGGAACATCTTAGAAAAAAATCTGTCAAGTGTCAGCGCAAATGCTGCCGGCACAAGAGAAGCATCAATGACAAGTTGCCTTATTATAACGGGTATCATTCAGAGTATGGACTGTCGAAGGAAGAATTGGAAGCGAAGCAGAAACGTGTGGAAGCtaagaaaaaacgatttttcgagCGACACCAGAAAAAGGTACAAGAGCGACAGGAGAAAGCGCAAACAAACGAAGAAGCATTTTCTTTATGGTTGAACAAAAAGCTACGGAATTCCATCAATAAGTATCAAAATATGTACGACTACAAGGGTAAGAAGCATCGGAAACGATTCCCAAATAAGGAACACAACGTCGACGTAATGGTAAACTGA